The sequence AATTCTCGGCGCGCACGAGATGGGGCACTACGTTGCCGCCATCTGGCATGGGATGCGCGTGACCCTGCCGTACTTCATCCCTGTGCCTTTCGCGCTCGGAACCTTCGGCGCGTTTATTCAGCTTCGGTCGCCGTCGCCATCACGTCGGGCCCTCTTCGACGTGGGCGTGGCGGGACCACTAGCTGGACTCGCCGTGGCAGTGCCGGCACTGCTGATCGGCCTGCCCTTGTCCTCGGTGTCGACGGCGGCGCCGAGCGCAGGACTCCACCTGGGGACCGATGCGGGATCGTCGATGCTGCTCACCCTCATCGCGAGCGTGGTCATCCCGGACGCGATCGCGGAGGGCCACGTGATCGTGCTTCACCCGTTGGCGTTCGCGGGCTGGCTGGGGTTGCTCGTGACGGCCCTCAACCTGATCCCGATCGGGCAGCTCGACGGCGGACACATCGCGGACGCCATGTTTGGTCCGCGCGCGAGCGCGACGATCGCCACCCTCGCCATGGTCACGCTGGTGCTCCTGGGCCTGTTCGTGTGGAGCGGTCTGCTATTCTGGGCGTTCATCGCCTTCTTCATCGCAGGTCGGAAGGGCCTCCCGCCACTGAACGACCTCACCGTTCTTGACACGCGCCGTCTGGCGGTGGGCATCTTCAGCTTCGCGTTGCTCGTGGCCATTTTGCTGCCGGTTCCGCACGGTCTGTACGAGACGATAGGTATCCACTGTCCGTACCTGTAGGCGTTCGGTCCCATGTCCGATCCGCTCCTCTGGCACCGGCTGCAGTTCGCCTTCACGATCATCTACCACTATCTCTTCCCGCAGCTCACGATGGGCCTGGCCTTGCTCATCGTCGTGCTGAAAATCGTGGGCCTTCGGACCGGCCGTGCGAAGTGGGATGACGCCGCGCGCTTCTGGATACGGATATTTGGCATCAACTTCGCCATGGGCGTCGTCACCGGTATTCCCATGGAGTTCCAGTTCGGGACGAACTGGGCACGGTTCTCGGAGATCGCCGGTGGGGTGATCGGGCAAACGTTGGCCATGGAGGGGATGTTCGCCTTCTTCTTGGAGTCGGCCTTTCTCGGGTTGCTGGTCTTCGGCGAACGGCGGCTCGGGCGGCGCGGCCATTTCCTGGCGGCGGCGGCGCTCTTCCTCGGAAGCTGGCTCTCGGGCTACTTCATCGTCACCACGAACGCATTCATGCAGTACCCGGTCGGGCACGAGGTCGGCCCCGGCGGACATCTGCACCTGGTTGATTTCTGGGCGTTCGTGCTGAGCCCGTGGGCATTGGCGCAATATGCACAC is a genomic window of Luteitalea sp. containing:
- a CDS encoding site-2 protease family protein, coding for GLHLLLIALTHVTTTWAGALHQGINLLQEPARFTAGLSYSLGLMAILGAHEMGHYVAAIWHGMRVTLPYFIPVPFALGTFGAFIQLRSPSPSRRALFDVGVAGPLAGLAVAVPALLIGLPLSSVSTAAPSAGLHLGTDAGSSMLLTLIASVVIPDAIAEGHVIVLHPLAFAGWLGLLVTALNLIPIGQLDGGHIADAMFGPRASATIATLAMVTLVLLGLFVWSGLLFWAFIAFFIAGRKGLPPLNDLTVLDTRRLAVGIFSFALLVAILLPVPHGLYETIGIHCPYL